The following proteins are encoded in a genomic region of Oncorhynchus kisutch isolate 150728-3 linkage group LG6, Okis_V2, whole genome shotgun sequence:
- the LOC109892843 gene encoding E3 ubiquitin-protein ligase rififylin, with protein MWTSCCSWSCLEPTATVEENGSSWRQAYTNSGNSQSPISPELLCKACGGHFDTIAIKHVCVDCKKNFCGRCSVQLEPPCPRLCHTCQRFHGTLFDRAQLMRLKVRELRDYLHLHEVPTQTCREKEELVELVLGQQTPSTSRSSETVSSQPGAHNNVPSPDTPSPPQTQGPTSPDTLSPEQPEQSAPEAESEQISDEEEEEEDEDEESSDSEETLMPGRRASLSDLSRVEDIEGLSVRQLKEILARNFVNYKGCCEKWELMERVTRLYNDQKDLQNLVSNTKNEEDPAAPKSQEENLCRICMDSPIDCVLLECGHMVTCSKCGKRMSECPICRQYVVRAVHVFRS; from the exons ATGTGGACATCCTGTTGTAGCTGGTCCTGTTTGGAACCTACCGCCACAGTGGAAGAAAACGGCAGCTCATGGCGCCAGGCCTACACAAACTCGGGCAACAGCCAATCCCCGATCTCTCCCGAACTTTTGTGCAAGGCCTGCGGAGGCCATTTTGACACCATCGCTATAAAG CATGTCTGTGTGGACTGCAAGAAGAACTTCTGTGGCCGCTGCTCGGTGCAGCTGGAGCCGCCATGCCCGCGCCTCTGCCACACATGTCAGCGATTTCACGGAACCCTCTTCGACCGCGCCCAGTTGATGAGACTCAAG GTGCGGGAGCTGCGTGACTACCTCCACCTGCACGAGGTGCCCACCCAGACGTGCCGGGAAAAGGAGGAGCTGGTTGAGCTGGTCTTGGGCCAGCAGACCCCCAGCACCAGCAGAAGCAGTGAGACCGTGTCCTCCCAGCCCGGGGCTCACAACAATGTCCCCTCCCCAGACACACCGTCCCCTCCCCAGACACAGGGCCCTACCAGCCCTGACACATTGAGCCCAGAGCAGCCAGAACAATCAGCCCCTGAGGCAGAATCAGAGCAGATCTCtgatgaggaagaagaggaggaggatgaggatgaagaG TCATCGGACAGCGAGGAGACCCTGATGCCCGGCCGCAGAGCCTCTCTGTCTGACCTGAGCCGCGTGGAGGATATTGAGGGCCTGAGCGTGCGCCAGCTCAAGGAGATCTTGGCCCGCAACTTTGTCAACTACAAAGGCTGCTGCGAGAAGTGGGAGCTGATGGAGAGGGTCACCCGCCTCTACAATGACCAGAAGGACCTCCAGAACCTAG TTTCAAATACAAAAAATGAAGAAG ACCCTGCAGCTCCCAAGAGCCAGGAGGAGAACCTCTGTCGGATCTGCATGGACTCTCCCATTGACTGTGTGCTGCTGGAGTGTGGCCACATGGTCACCTGCAGCAAGTGTGGCAAGCGCATGAGCGAGTGCCCCATCTGCAGACAGTACGTGGTACGGGCGGTGCACGTCTTCAGGTCCTGA
- the si:dkey-183i3.6 gene encoding linker for activation of T-cells family member 2 isoform X1 codes for MTTLGEQEICTVTAEYGTSLANTCQREKLFLVKVKNSSMIAIFSLQGAVLAIVSAASLSVFSAFCLWCRRKTKIIHEENQMYDPQIFQREGSRFAVMRSKTVTRPNQIIRELPPTPAEQTPQVVNEEQAKYQNVATAQMGKVEPTYVDPIPVLVYQNVNESANAESETDGDQYENVFPSIDTISRGSDGSDYENSEFLEQVKMGLEPLEDDEPDYVNDTD; via the exons ATGACAACATTGGGTGAGCAGGAGATTTGTACTGTTACAGCTGAATACGGAACAAGTTTGGCCAACACCTGTCAAAGAGAGAAGTTATTTTTAGTAAAAGTGAAAAACAGCA GCATGATAGCCATCTTCAGCCTACAAGGAGCTGTCTTGGCCATTGTGTCTGCGGCATCTCTCAGTGTCTTCTCTGCTTTCTGTCTGTGGTGCAGGAGGAAAACCA AAATAATACATGAAGAGAATCAAATGTATGACCCTCAAATATT CCAACGCGAAGGAAGCAGATTTGCAGTAATGCGATCTAAAACAG TCACACGACCCAACCAGATTATAAGAGAGCTGCCTCCAACACCAGC GGAACAAACACCACAAG TTGTGAATGAGGAGCAAGCAAAGTATCAAAATGTTGCAACAG CTCAGATGGGAAAGGTTGAACCAACATATGT AGATCCAATCCCAGTGTTAGTGTACCAGAATGTTAATGAGAGTGCTAATGCAGAATCAGAAACGG ATGGTGATCAATATGAGAATGTTTTTCCATCTATTGATACAATCAGCCGGGGCTCTG ATGGCTCAGATTACGAGAACTCTGAATTCCTGGAGCAAGTGAAGATGGGGTTAGAACCATTAGAGGATG ATGAACCAGATTACGTGAATGACACTGACTGA
- the si:dkey-183i3.6 gene encoding linker for activation of T-cells family member 2 isoform X2, with translation MICMIAIFSLQGAVLAIVSAASLSVFSAFCLWCRRKTKIIHEENQMYDPQIFQREGSRFAVMRSKTVTRPNQIIRELPPTPAEQTPQVVNEEQAKYQNVATAQMGKVEPTYVDPIPVLVYQNVNESANAESETDGDQYENVFPSIDTISRGSDGSDYENSEFLEQVKMGLEPLEDDEPDYVNDTD, from the exons ATGATAT GCATGATAGCCATCTTCAGCCTACAAGGAGCTGTCTTGGCCATTGTGTCTGCGGCATCTCTCAGTGTCTTCTCTGCTTTCTGTCTGTGGTGCAGGAGGAAAACCA AAATAATACATGAAGAGAATCAAATGTATGACCCTCAAATATT CCAACGCGAAGGAAGCAGATTTGCAGTAATGCGATCTAAAACAG TCACACGACCCAACCAGATTATAAGAGAGCTGCCTCCAACACCAGC GGAACAAACACCACAAG TTGTGAATGAGGAGCAAGCAAAGTATCAAAATGTTGCAACAG CTCAGATGGGAAAGGTTGAACCAACATATGT AGATCCAATCCCAGTGTTAGTGTACCAGAATGTTAATGAGAGTGCTAATGCAGAATCAGAAACGG ATGGTGATCAATATGAGAATGTTTTTCCATCTATTGATACAATCAGCCGGGGCTCTG ATGGCTCAGATTACGAGAACTCTGAATTCCTGGAGCAAGTGAAGATGGGGTTAGAACCATTAGAGGATG ATGAACCAGATTACGTGAATGACACTGACTGA
- the si:dkey-183i3.6 gene encoding linker for activation of T-cells family member 2 isoform X3 encodes MIAIFSLQGAVLAIVSAASLSVFSAFCLWCRRKTKIIHEENQMYDPQIFQREGSRFAVMRSKTVTRPNQIIRELPPTPAEQTPQVVNEEQAKYQNVATAQMGKVEPTYVDPIPVLVYQNVNESANAESETDGDQYENVFPSIDTISRGSDGSDYENSEFLEQVKMGLEPLEDDEPDYVNDTD; translated from the exons ATGATAGCCATCTTCAGCCTACAAGGAGCTGTCTTGGCCATTGTGTCTGCGGCATCTCTCAGTGTCTTCTCTGCTTTCTGTCTGTGGTGCAGGAGGAAAACCA AAATAATACATGAAGAGAATCAAATGTATGACCCTCAAATATT CCAACGCGAAGGAAGCAGATTTGCAGTAATGCGATCTAAAACAG TCACACGACCCAACCAGATTATAAGAGAGCTGCCTCCAACACCAGC GGAACAAACACCACAAG TTGTGAATGAGGAGCAAGCAAAGTATCAAAATGTTGCAACAG CTCAGATGGGAAAGGTTGAACCAACATATGT AGATCCAATCCCAGTGTTAGTGTACCAGAATGTTAATGAGAGTGCTAATGCAGAATCAGAAACGG ATGGTGATCAATATGAGAATGTTTTTCCATCTATTGATACAATCAGCCGGGGCTCTG ATGGCTCAGATTACGAGAACTCTGAATTCCTGGAGCAAGTGAAGATGGGGTTAGAACCATTAGAGGATG ATGAACCAGATTACGTGAATGACACTGACTGA